From Coffea arabica cultivar ET-39 chromosome 10e, Coffea Arabica ET-39 HiFi, whole genome shotgun sequence, one genomic window encodes:
- the LOC113712888 gene encoding ATP sulfurylase 2-like, with product MSFTIKLQLTTSTNAYCNATFKKNSYFSKFQSKPIYHSNPLIQVLSFQEKMSSLPFSSPKGIGTIKSSLIDPDGGSLVDLVVPERQRAAKISEAESMPKVKLSKIDLEWVHVISEGWASPLRGFMRENEYLQSLHFNCLRLKDGSVVNMSLPIVLAIDDETKEKIGGSTDVALTGPNDALVGILRRIEIFKHHKEERIARTWGTIAPGLPYVEEVITSAGNWLVGGDLEVLEPIIYNDGLDRYRLSPQQLRKEFDHRQADAVFAFQLRNPVHNGHALLMNDTRRRLLAMGYKNPILLLHPLGGFTKADDVPLDVRMEQHSKVLEDGVLDPATTVVAIFPSPMHYAGPTEVQWHAKARINAGANFYIVGRDPAGMGHPTEKRDLYDPDHGKKVLSMAPGLEKLNILPFRVAAYDTVERRMAFFDPSRAKDFLFISGTKMRAYARNGENPPDGFMCPGGWEVLVKYYKSLQAQEADEKPTVLSA from the exons ATGTCTTTCACCATTAAGCTACAGCTCACCACCTCAACAAACGCATATTGCAATGCAACATTCAAGAAAAATTCGTACTTTTCCAAATTTCAATCAAAACCAATCTACCACAGTAACCCTTTAATCCAAGTACTATCTTTTCAAGAAAAGATGAGTTCTTTACCCTTTTCGTCACCAAAAGGCATTGGTACAATCAAGAGTTCGTTGATTGATCCAGATGGGGGCTCATTGGTGGATCTTGTGGTGCCTGAGAGGCAAAGGGCTGCTAAGATTTCAGAGGCTGAGTCAATGCCAAAGgttaaactctcaaaaattgATCTCGAGTGGGTTCACGTGATTAGTGAAGGTTGGGCTAGTCCACTCCGGGGGTTTATGAGAGAAAATGAGTATTTGCAGAGCTTGCATTTCAATTGCTTAAGATTGAAAGATGGGTCCGTGGTTAACATGTCCCTTCCTATTGTATTGGCAATTGATGATGAGACAAAGGAAAAGATTGGGGGGTCGACTGATGTTGCACTGACTGGGCCTAATGATGCTTTGGTTGGCATTCTTAGAAG GATTGAAATATTCAAGCATCATAAAGAAGAGAGAATTGCCAGAACATGGGGAACTATTGCTCCAGGATTACCTTATGTTGAGGAGGTAATTACTTCAGCTGGGAATTGGCTTGTTGGTGGAGATCTGGAAGTGTTAGAGCCTATCATATATAATGATGGTCTTGATCGCTACAGGCTATCCCCCCAACAACTACGCAAAGAATTTGATCACCGTCAGGCAGATGCAGTTTTTGCTTTTCAGCTGAGGAATCCTGTGCATAATGGCCATGCTTTGCTAATGAATGATACTCGCAGGAGACTTCTGGCAATGGGATATAAAAATCCAATTCTTTTGCTTCATCCTTTGGGAGGTTTCACAAAGGCTGATGATGTGCCATTGGATGTTCGAATGGAACAGCATAGCAAG GTCCTTGAAGATGGAGTTCTTGATCCTGCGACAACTGTAGTGGCCATATTCCCCTCCCCTATGCATTATGCTGGACCAACTGAAGTACAATGGCATGCAAAGGCACGCATAAATGCTGGTGCCAACTTTTACATTGTCGGACGTGATCCAGCTGGTATGGGGCACCCAACAGAAAAGAGAGACTTGTATGATCCTGATCATGGGAAGAAAGTTCTAAGCATGGCCCCTGGTCTggaaaaattgaacattttgcCATTCAGA GTGGCAGCATATGATACTGTAGAAAGACGGATGGCCTTTTTTGACCCATCACGTGCTAAAGATTTTCTTTTCATCTCTGGAACCAAG ATGCGGGCTTATGCCAGAAACGGAGAGAATCCTCCTGATGGATTCATGTGTCCTGGAGGGTGGGAGGTCTTGGTCAAGTACTACAAGAGCCTCCAGGCTCAGGAGGCTGATGAAAAGCCTACAGTGCTGTCtgcttaa
- the LOC113711808 gene encoding protein SMALL AUXIN UP-REGULATED RNA 51-like → MAIRKSSNKFSQAAVIKQIMKRCSSLGKKQGYDEEGLPVDVPKGHFVVYVGENRTRYIVPISFLTRPEFQILLQRAEEEFGFDHDMGLTIPCEEVVFESLTSMLR, encoded by the coding sequence ATGGCAATCAGAAAGTCTTCCAACAAATTTTCACAAGCAGCAGTGATCAAGCAAATCATGAAGAGATGTTCAAGCTTGGGCAAGAAACAAGGTTATGATGAAGAAGGGCTACCTGTGGACGTCCCAAAAGGTCACTTTGTCGTGTACGTTGGGGAAAATAGAACAAGATATATAGTTCCCATTTCATTCTTGACAAGGCCTGAGTTCCAAATCCTTTTACAAAGAGCTGAAGAAGAATTTGGGTTCGATCACGACATGGGACTCACAATTCCTTGCGAAGAAGTCGTCTTTGAATCTTTAACATCAATGCTTAGATAG